The Streptomyces tendae genome has a window encoding:
- a CDS encoding alpha/beta hydrolase, translating to MQRRTAPQGAAVTADVTFRARVRLVLAVLILALVPATPTLVAPTPADASEERAPVRGEAGRRGAEVVAVTQVADRQVDLSVRSTALGGRTVKVRLLTPDGWDPSDRRQHWPTFWLLHGCCGDYTSWTSLTDVAQTASLRNVLVVMPEAGWNGWYSDWWNYGEGGDPAWETFHTVELRHLLERDWGAGRDRVVAGLSMGGQGALLYAARHPGMFKATAAYSGSAHPLLNDESVDRILGLFAGQGNDPLRVWGDPVAQRRIWQAHDPVHLAKRLKSLPVYLSCGDGTAGPLDAPGASSALEADFNRQNHALAAELQRVGAKHLTTNFYGPGTHTWRYWERELHASLPMLLGALGVKG from the coding sequence ATGCAGCGACGAACAGCACCGCAGGGAGCCGCCGTGACCGCCGACGTCACCTTTCGAGCACGTGTCCGTCTCGTCCTGGCCGTCCTGATCCTCGCCCTGGTGCCGGCCACACCGACGCTCGTCGCCCCGACTCCCGCGGACGCTTCCGAGGAGCGCGCCCCGGTGCGGGGTGAGGCGGGACGGCGTGGTGCCGAAGTCGTGGCGGTGACGCAGGTCGCGGACCGGCAGGTCGACCTGTCGGTCCGCTCGACGGCACTGGGCGGCCGCACCGTCAAGGTCCGCCTGCTGACCCCGGACGGCTGGGATCCGTCCGACCGGCGGCAACACTGGCCCACCTTCTGGCTGCTGCACGGCTGCTGCGGCGACTACACGTCCTGGACCTCGCTGACGGACGTCGCGCAGACCGCCAGCCTCCGTAATGTGCTCGTGGTCATGCCGGAGGCCGGCTGGAACGGCTGGTACAGCGACTGGTGGAACTACGGCGAGGGCGGCGACCCCGCCTGGGAGACCTTCCACACGGTGGAGCTGCGCCACCTCCTCGAACGCGACTGGGGCGCGGGCCGCGACCGTGTCGTCGCCGGCCTGTCGATGGGCGGCCAGGGCGCTCTCCTGTACGCGGCACGCCACCCCGGTATGTTCAAGGCGACGGCCGCGTACTCGGGTTCCGCGCACCCGCTGCTCAACGACGAGTCGGTCGACCGCATCCTGGGTCTCTTCGCCGGTCAGGGCAACGACCCCCTCCGCGTGTGGGGCGACCCCGTGGCCCAGCGCCGCATCTGGCAGGCTCACGACCCCGTCCACCTGGCGAAGCGCCTCAAGTCCCTGCCCGTGTACCTCTCCTGCGGAGACGGCACGGCGGGCCCCCTGGACGCACCGGGTGCCTCCAGCGCCCTCGAGGCGGACTTCAACCGCCAGAACCATGCCCTGGCCGCCGAGTTGCAGCGCGTCGGCGCCAAGCATCTGACTACGAACTTCTACGGTCCCGGCACCCACACCTGGCGGTACTGGGAGCGTGAACTTCACGCCTCGCTGCCGATGTTGCTGGGCGCGCTGGGTGTGAAGGGCTGA